Below is a window of Myxococcus guangdongensis DNA.
TCACCTCGCGCGCGAGCCTCGAGTCCCACGGGCACCAGTGGCCGCCGGGAAGGAACGCGCCTCCCGCCTCGTCCAGGTGGTCCTCCACGTACACCATGTTCGCGTCGCAGACCTCGATGGCCATCTGGAAGAAGCGGATGGTCGACGGGTCCAGGTGGAACGAGAACTTGGGGTTGTACGGCTGGGTCCGCTTGATGATGCGCCCATGCACGTGAACCTCGTTCCGCTCCTCGCCGGAGAGAATCTTCCGGGCGTGGGCAATCGTGTTCTCGTCCGTCAGCTCGATGATGAACTCGACACCGGGGGAGCTCGGCTGCGTGAAGGCGAAGCGGGCGGCGTTGGCCATGGGGCAACTCCTGTGAGGGTGAGGAGCGCCGATGTAGAAGCCTGACAACTCCCGCACCACCCGCCCGCAGGGCAGGTGTGCAGAAGCAGTGGGTTCTCAGGGCTCACCCGCTGCCTTTTCGACAGCGGGCCAATCACCCTCGCGGCTTGCGTCGCCTCGCGAGACGAGCTGCGTGCTCCGGATTCAACATCTTCACGTACGCCAGCATCCCGTCGATGCGCGCGCGCTGCTTCGCGTCCCCACCGTCCTCCTGGTGAATCATCGCCCGCAGCTTCCGCCGCTCCTCGCGCGACAGCCCGAGCCCCGCGTTCACCGTCACGCCCGTGACGCGCTGCCGTCCCCCCTTCCGCTGCACCCGCGTCTTCGCGGCGTTCACCTCGAAGCCCTCGTCCTTCACGTACCTCGCGGCGAGCGCTCGCACCTTCTCCAGCGCCCCCACGTCATCCCCGGAGAACGTCAGGTCATCCGCGTAGCGCGTGTATGTGTATCCATACCGCTTCGCCAGCCCCGCGAGCCTCCGGTCCAGGCGCATCACCACCGCGTTGCACAGCCCGGGGCTCGTCGGCGCGCCCTGCACGCACGCTCGCGGCCCCACTGGCACGTGGAACACCGACCCCTCCACCTCCACCGGTTGTCGCTCCGCCTCCGTCATCAACACCGACAGCGTCGCCGCCACCGGATAGCCATACCCCAACGCGAGCAACAGCCCGCGCACCCGCCCCACCGTGACGGAGGGGAAGAAGTCCTTCACGTCCAGCTTCAACACCACCCGGCGCCCCACGTGCGGCGCGGCGCCCGTCTTGATGGAGCGCCCCGACACGAAGCCGTGCGCGTGCTCGCTCTGGGGCAGCTTCGCCACCAGCAACGTCAGGAGCCGGCGCTGCAAGGCCTTGAGCTTGCGCTTGGGCGCATGGAGCCGCCGCGTGCCTCCCGAGCGCTTCGGCACCGAGAACGTCACGTAGTGTGACACCCGCTCCCGGACCCGGTGCGTCGCGTAATGCCGGAGCTGGCCCACGGTGAGCTCCAGCGCCGCCGCGATGTCCTCCTCCGTCCGCCATACCGGCAGCCCGTAGCGCGTCAGCTGCGCCTCGTCCGTCAGCAGGTCGCGCACGTCGCGGTTGCGCGTGCGGAACGTCGTGGAGAAGAAGCGCCTGGCCTCGCCTCGCGTCAACAGCCGCTCGCGTCCCGGCTTGTAGACGCGCTTGCCCTTGGGCAAGAGCCGCGCGTCCCGGATGATTTCGCGCCGGTGTCCGGGCTTCAGCGGGCCCGAGGTGGCCACGGTCTCCCGCACCCTGTCCGCCGCGCGGCCGCTCGCATCACGCGCGGAGGCGTCGAGCCGCGAGACGTCTCGCGTCACCGGCTTGGGGGTGAAGAGCCCCTTGAACCAACCCAGCGTCGAGTCGAACCAGCTCATGGTGCTCCGGGAGGGGCCAGGGGACGACCTGCGAGGCGCTGGACCCGGGGCTCCCTGCGTTCCGTACGCAGGGACCCTGGAGAAGAAGTGGGGACAAAACACCGCCGCGGCGAAACACCACGGCACCGACGGCTCATCTGTGAGCCCCAGCCCTTCCCGTGAGCGTCACCGGTTATCGTCATCGCCGCCGTCCTCGTCAAGCGTCTCGCCCTCGTCCTCGCCGTCCTGCTCCCGCCGGGCCCCGGCGCCCTCGGCCTTTGCCTGTCGGAGGGCCTCGAGCGCGGCCTCCGAGGGCGCCGCCGAGCTCGCCCGCTCCTGACGCCGCGTCTTCGCCAGCCGCAGCAGCGCGAGCAGGTGCGCGCATGGCCCGTGGTTCATCAGGTGCTCGCGGAAGAACTCGCACTTGCACGTGCCGAACAGCAGCCGGTCCTCGTCGTTCAGCACCAGCTCCACCGCGGGCTCGGTCCCCACGCTCCCGTGCACCACCCAGTCGCGGTGCACGACTTCGCGCAGCACCGGGCCCTCGGGGGTCGGCAGCTTGCGCACCTTGCGCGTCTCGCGCACGTCCTCGCTCGTCACGCGCACCTGGCCCGCCGCCGTCAGCCGCTCCGCCTCCTCGCGCCTCGGGTCCGGCGGATACATCCGCCCCAGGTCCACCGGCGTCGCGAACAGCTCACGGTGCCGCCAGCGCCGCGCCTCGACGTCGAACATCACCCGGCCCGCCGCGCACTGCGCCGCCAGCGCCGTGGCCACTCGCGCCTTGTCCGCTCCCAGGGCCTGCGTGACTTCCTCCGTGGACGCGTGGAAGCGCTCGCGCAAGAGGCCGAGCACGCGCTGCGCCAGGGCCTCGTCCCGCTCGGGCTCCAGGAGCAGGTCCATCCCCGCCGTGCCCGTCCACCGGTTCGCCGTCCATCCAGACAGCCCCAGCACGAAGCGCACGCGGGGCCCCAGGTGCACGCTGTAGAAGTGCGGCAGCGCGCGGCCCTTCAGATAGACATCCACCGAGTCCGCGTATGGCAGCAGCGGCTCCAACAGCCGCAGCCGACGCCGTCCCCACGTGCGCACCGTGCGCGGCTCCGTGTGGCCATGCACCGCGCCTCGCAGCGGCACCCCTTGCTCCCAGGGCTCCAGCACCAGCCTCGCGTCCTGGTCCGGCGTGAACTCGTACCG
It encodes the following:
- a CDS encoding BP74-related protein, yielding MANAARFAFTQPSSPGVEFIIELTDENTIAHARKILSGEERNEVHVHGRIIKRTQPYNPKFSFHLDPSTIRFFQMAIEVCDANMVYVEDHLDEAGGAFLPGGHWCPWDSRLAREVK
- a CDS encoding reverse transcriptase family protein encodes the protein MSWFDSTLGWFKGLFTPKPVTRDVSRLDASARDASGRAADRVRETVATSGPLKPGHRREIIRDARLLPKGKRVYKPGRERLLTRGEARRFFSTTFRTRNRDVRDLLTDEAQLTRYGLPVWRTEEDIAAALELTVGQLRHYATHRVRERVSHYVTFSVPKRSGGTRRLHAPKRKLKALQRRLLTLLVAKLPQSEHAHGFVSGRSIKTGAAPHVGRRVVLKLDVKDFFPSVTVGRVRGLLLALGYGYPVAATLSVLMTEAERQPVEVEGSVFHVPVGPRACVQGAPTSPGLCNAVVMRLDRRLAGLAKRYGYTYTRYADDLTFSGDDVGALEKVRALAARYVKDEGFEVNAAKTRVQRKGGRQRVTGVTVNAGLGLSREERRKLRAMIHQEDGGDAKQRARIDGMLAYVKMLNPEHAARLARRRKPRG
- a CDS encoding SWIM zinc finger family protein, giving the protein MTTLGLLYATPSVFESTRERALLGLSVDQHRPVRFHAKVARDVLPLRLALQALGQLIWHSDEWTQLGGVLDPIITVHPDRVFFEAFSQDQSAYGLVIVDRESFEPEGEVACGTTNVDFTAWLWSALGELRTSRDTHLRVGAEGFEVRTGGAGGRFEQKVEVPDDWVRGFLQLQGGMAMPGTKLTVRPVDLLAAVRFLTFTKARVSPRALRYEFTPDQDARLVLEPWEQGVPLRGAVHGHTEPRTVRTWGRRRLRLLEPLLPYADSVDVYLKGRALPHFYSVHLGPRVRFVLGLSGWTANRWTGTAGMDLLLEPERDEALAQRVLGLLRERFHASTEEVTQALGADKARVATALAAQCAAGRVMFDVEARRWRHRELFATPVDLGRMYPPDPRREEAERLTAAGQVRVTSEDVRETRKVRKLPTPEGPVLREVVHRDWVVHGSVGTEPAVELVLNDEDRLLFGTCKCEFFREHLMNHGPCAHLLALLRLAKTRRQERASSAAPSEAALEALRQAKAEGAGARREQDGEDEGETLDEDGGDDDNR